The following are from one region of the Juglans regia cultivar Chandler chromosome 10, Walnut 2.0, whole genome shotgun sequence genome:
- the LOC118349638 gene encoding protein FAR1-RELATED SEQUENCE 5-like: protein MKYVYDTQTLEEFEKCLDELISMYSLHENVWLQSLYTKCEHWIPAFLKNVFWAGMSITQRSESMNTFFDGYVHAKTNLKEFVDQYDNALKKKIENENCADFQSFNVTIPCISRAPIEKRYQDLYTNAKFREVQHQLADIINLDPVLLKANATVKTYLVEDEIRAKDFTKLVTHSVDFSEDNAVAKYSCGLFQMREIVCRHIFAVFKCNGIKTIPNRYILDR, encoded by the coding sequence ATGAAATATGTGTATGACACACAAACACTagaagagtttgaaaaatgtttggatgAGTTGATTAGCATGTACAGCTTGCATGAGAATGTCTGGTTGCAGAGTTTATACACTAAGTGTGAGCATTGGATACCGGCCttcttgaaaaatgttttttgggctggaatgagtataACGCAGCGGAGTGAGAGCATGAATACCTTCTTTGATGGTTATGTTCATGCtaagacaaacttgaaagagtttgtcGATCAGTATGATAATGCCTtgaaaaagaagattgagaatgaaaattgCGCGGACTTCCAGTCATTCAACGTCACAATTCCCTGCATCTCTAGAGCTCCAATTGAAAAGAGATATCAAGATTtgtacacaaatgctaaattcagGGAAGTTCAACACCAACTTGCCGACATTATCAACTTGGATCCAGTTTTACTTAAGGCGAATGCTACAGTCAAGACCTATCTAGTAGAGGATGAAATTCGTGCTAAAGATTTTACTAAGCTGGTTACACATTCAGTGGATTTTAGTGAGGACAATGCAGTCGCCAAGTATTCTTGTGGTTTATTTCAAATGAGGGAGATAGTGTGCCGGCACATCTTCGCCGTCTTCAAATGTAACGGGATTAAGACAATACCAAATAGATACATTTTGGATCGATAG